The following are from one region of the Silene latifolia isolate original U9 population chromosome 9, ASM4854445v1, whole genome shotgun sequence genome:
- the LOC141599922 gene encoding aspartic proteinase nepenthesin-1-like — protein sequence MGLMGMLGDYDPGVISTPLAQEDTPPTYYRVTQDSISIGNSSVPVTNTTILDSGTTLTYLPSDVYEGINSAVKASIGLTPINNSSLVYDPCYEIDSLDELNFPGMVFHFSGGDVVLNAENSFFPDDGLACLAMVATYTPPFIFGNIAQTNFHIGYDLQAQQVSFAPTDCTTF from the coding sequence ATCCAGGAGTTATATCAACTCCTTTAGCCCAAGAGGACACCCCACCTACATATTACCGTGTAACCCAAGATAGTATTAGTATCGGGAACAGTTCTGTCCCCGTTACTAATACTACAATTTTAGACTCTGGTACAACTTTGACATATTTACCCTCAGATGTCTATGAAGGAATTAATTCCGCCGTGAAGGCCAGTATAGGACTCACCCCGATAAATAACTCAAGCCTGGTGTACGATCCATGTTATGAGATCGACTCATTGGACGAGTTAAATTTCCCGGGTATGGTGTTCCATTTTAGTGGAGGCGATGTTGTGCTTAATGCCGAAAATAGTTTCTTTCCGGACGACGGGTTGGCTTGTTTGGCAATGGTAGCTACATATACTCCTCCTTTCATATTTGGGAATATTGCTCAAACAAACTTTCATATTGGGTATGATTTGCAAGCACAACAAGTCTCTTTTGCTCCAACAGATTGCACCACGTTTTGA